A single window of Arcobacter venerupis DNA harbors:
- a CDS encoding substrate-binding domain-containing protein, with protein MTFKKTSIALIASALLTTTLSARDQIKIVGSSTVYPFSSSVAEELGATTKFPTPVVESTGTGGGMKLFCSGADLNTPDISNASRRMKDKEFKLCEENGVTDITEAIIGFDGIAIAQDAKVTTFNVTKAQLALAVAEEVPSKDGKSLIANPYKKWSDIDATLPSREIVVYGPPKSSGTRDSFEELVLQHVFEKMPVYTDLFKADETANKKYKAYSVIRTDGVYIESGENDNLIVQKLTKNSAAIGIFGYSFLEENKDKVVGLTIDNVTPTVDTISSAKYPIARSMYFYIKNAHAKEVPALKEYTNLFMSEKMIGNNGVLTELGLIVLPSDVRNAARAKVMNSEKLTLEQLK; from the coding sequence ATGACTTTCAAAAAAACATCAATAGCATTAATCGCAAGTGCATTGTTAACTACTACTTTAAGTGCAAGGGACCAAATTAAAATTGTTGGTTCTTCTACAGTTTATCCTTTTTCATCTTCAGTTGCTGAAGAATTAGGTGCAACTACAAAATTCCCAACACCTGTTGTTGAATCAACTGGAACTGGTGGAGGAATGAAACTATTTTGTTCTGGTGCTGATTTAAATACACCTGATATTTCGAATGCATCAAGAAGAATGAAAGATAAAGAATTCAAATTATGTGAAGAAAATGGTGTAACAGATATAACTGAAGCTATTATTGGTTTTGATGGTATTGCAATTGCTCAAGATGCAAAAGTTACTACATTTAACGTAACAAAAGCTCAATTAGCTTTAGCAGTTGCAGAAGAAGTTCCTTCTAAAGATGGAAAATCTTTAATTGCAAATCCTTATAAAAAATGGTCAGATATAGATGCAACTTTACCTTCAAGAGAAATCGTTGTTTATGGACCACCAAAATCATCAGGAACGAGAGACTCTTTTGAAGAGTTAGTATTACAACATGTATTTGAAAAAATGCCAGTTTATACAGATTTATTCAAAGCTGATGAAACTGCAAATAAAAAATATAAAGCTTATTCAGTTATTAGAACAGATGGTGTTTATATTGAATCTGGTGAAAATGATAATTTAATTGTTCAAAAATTAACTAAAAATTCTGCTGCTATTGGGATCTTTGGTTACTCTTTCTTAGAAGAGAACAAAGACAAAGTTGTTGGATTAACAATTGATAATGTAACTCCTACAGTTGATACTATTTCTTCTGCTAAATACCCAATTGCAAGATCTATGTATTTTTATATTAAAAATGCACATGCAAAAGAAGTTCCTGCTTTAAAAGAATACACAAACTTATTTATGTCTGAAAAGATGATTGGTAATAATGGTGTTTTAACAGAATTAGGACTTATTGTTCTTCCAAGCGATGTTAGAAATGCTGCAAGAGCAAAAGTAATGAATAGTGAAAAATTAACTTTAGAGCAACTAAAGTAA
- a CDS encoding GGDEF domain-containing protein, translating into MQNWNQIIEKLDYAFQPIIYSHTGKIYAVEALIRNVQNIPGLSAIDDLFNMAFNDDYLYELDLQLREKAIQRFSEIEIDNLRLFYNLDNRIIYNKNFSMGNTSKILKKYNLNKNNICFELSEKGTSIEQNALSTMIQRYKEEGFTIAIDDFGIGVSGLKLLYFSEAHIIKLDRYFISNIDQDSKKKLFCSSIIEMAHIMGMQVIAEGVETAKEFYTCKDIGADFIQGFLVQKPTIEIEEIKSIYNNMVTLINEDKRNSPNTTIDEEFIEPIVALNVNTSLYELFVHVKESTRNNFVPIVDEYDNFLGIIYESDIKKISYSQYGLSLAQNKTFSSTLIKYLKPALSVEISWGIDKILEMYNLNSKDSLGIFITQSNKYRGFINLNSLLTLSYKRNIEIATNQNPLTKLPGNNQIEKFIEKTLKKIQKSITHIIYFDFNDFKPFNDIYGFRLGDRAILVFSELLQKRYPKDTFIAHIGGDDFFVGLRDHKFEEVFELTNNVQIEFKNSMENLYSKKDKENGFIMAKDRFNVERSFNLLSVSSAIIEINSKSNINNFDSTLNVLKKASKGSAKPISSIL; encoded by the coding sequence ATGCAAAACTGGAATCAAATTATTGAAAAATTAGATTATGCTTTTCAACCTATCATTTACTCTCATACGGGTAAAATTTATGCAGTTGAAGCACTTATAAGAAATGTTCAAAATATACCTGGGTTAAGTGCAATTGATGATTTATTTAACATGGCTTTCAATGATGATTATTTATATGAATTAGATTTGCAATTAAGAGAAAAAGCTATTCAAAGATTTTCTGAAATTGAAATTGATAATTTACGATTATTTTATAATTTAGATAATAGAATAATTTATAATAAAAACTTTTCAATGGGAAATACCTCTAAAATCCTAAAAAAATATAACCTAAATAAGAACAATATCTGCTTTGAATTAAGTGAAAAAGGTACATCTATTGAGCAAAATGCTCTATCTACAATGATTCAAAGATACAAAGAAGAAGGTTTTACAATTGCAATTGATGATTTTGGGATTGGTGTTTCAGGCTTAAAACTTTTATATTTTAGTGAAGCGCATATTATTAAACTTGATAGATATTTTATTTCAAATATTGATCAAGATTCAAAGAAAAAACTTTTTTGTTCATCAATAATCGAAATGGCTCATATTATGGGAATGCAAGTTATTGCAGAAGGTGTTGAAACAGCGAAAGAGTTTTACACATGTAAAGATATAGGTGCAGATTTTATTCAAGGATTTTTAGTTCAAAAACCAACGATAGAGATTGAAGAAATAAAAAGTATTTATAATAATATGGTTACTTTAATCAATGAAGATAAAAGGAATAGTCCTAATACCACAATTGATGAAGAATTTATTGAACCTATTGTTGCACTCAATGTAAATACCTCTTTATATGAGTTATTTGTTCATGTTAAAGAATCAACTAGAAATAATTTTGTTCCAATTGTTGATGAATATGATAACTTTCTAGGAATTATTTATGAAAGTGATATAAAAAAGATTTCTTATTCTCAATATGGATTATCACTTGCACAAAATAAAACATTCTCATCAACTTTAATAAAATATTTAAAACCAGCATTATCAGTTGAAATATCTTGGGGAATTGATAAAATACTTGAAATGTATAACTTAAATTCAAAAGATTCTTTAGGAATTTTTATAACCCAATCAAACAAATATAGAGGTTTTATCAATCTTAACTCTCTTTTAACTCTATCGTATAAAAGAAATATTGAGATAGCCACAAATCAAAATCCACTTACAAAATTGCCAGGGAATAATCAAATAGAGAAATTTATTGAAAAAACTCTTAAAAAAATACAAAAAAGTATTACACATATTATCTATTTTGATTTTAATGATTTTAAACCATTTAATGATATTTATGGTTTTAGATTAGGAGATAGAGCTATTTTAGTCTTCTCTGAGCTTTTACAAAAAAGATATCCAAAAGATACTTTTATTGCTCATATTGGCGGGGATGATTTTTTTGTTGGATTAAGAGACCATAAATTTGAAGAAGTTTTTGAATTAACAAATAATGTTCAAATAGAATTTAAAAATTCAATGGAAAATTTATATTCGAAGAAAGATAAAGAAAATGGATTTATAATGGCAAAAGATAGATTTAATGTTGAAAGAAGTTTTAACTTATTATCTGTTTCATCTGCAATCATAGAGATAAATTCTAAATCAAATATAAATAATTTTGATTCAACATTAAATGTCTTAAAGAAAGCATCAAAGGGTTCTGCAAAGCCTATTTCAAGTATATTGTAA
- a CDS encoding phosphate-starvation-inducible PsiE family protein gives MKKALNKIKNYFSTNFEVLAAMLILIIVLIVGIDFYKAIILMLEFIVIMEVVKMISDFIKKETLRLRYVIDIFIIFLIRDVIILTTNKNRDYFDITFLLFVIFVFFVFRILAIKFSPGIIKISKDTVIEYDDDRPNKKVVTQKESNQDE, from the coding sequence ATGAAAAAAGCTTTAAATAAAATAAAAAACTACTTCAGTACAAACTTTGAAGTCCTTGCCGCAATGTTAATTTTAATAATAGTATTAATTGTGGGCATTGACTTTTATAAAGCTATCATCCTAATGTTAGAGTTTATTGTTATCATGGAAGTTGTGAAAATGATTTCTGATTTCATTAAAAAAGAGACTTTAAGATTAAGATATGTTATTGATATTTTTATCATTTTCCTAATCCGTGATGTAATTATTCTAACAACAAATAAAAATCGAGATTACTTTGATATTACATTTTTATTATTTGTAATTTTTGTATTTTTTGTATTTAGGATTCTTGCTATTAAATTCTCACCTGGAATTATAAAAATTTCAAAAGATACAGTAATTGAATATGATGACGATAGGCCAAATAAGAAAGTTGTAACACAAAAAGAGTCAAATCAAGATGAATAA
- a CDS encoding DUF1653 domain-containing protein, with amino-acid sequence MIELNKTYIHYKNNKPYTTINFCKIQENDVWTKAVIYKPNDCEELFVRTYDEFKSKFKKEVTEM; translated from the coding sequence ATGATAGAACTAAATAAAACTTATATACACTACAAAAATAATAAACCCTACACTACTATAAACTTTTGTAAAATTCAAGAAAATGATGTTTGGACAAAAGCTGTAATCTACAAACCAAATGATTGCGAAGAACTTTTTGTAAGAACTTATGATGAATTTAAAAGTAAATTCAAAAAAGAAGTAACCGAAATGTAA
- the pstC gene encoding phosphate ABC transporter permease subunit PstC: protein MDTFDSRKKQRELNEKLIKIALICAAAISILTTFGILFSILFEAIEFFKLRSFWYFISGTIWSPGVIGSQFGALPIFSGTFIITLIALTVAIPIGLGSAIYMSEYASANLRDYLKPMLEVLAGIPTVVYGFFAAITVAPFVVRIAEFFGIEATFNSALASGIVMGIMIIPVISSLSDDVIRAVPDSQRKAAFALGMTHGETIKNIVLPSAMPGIISASLLALSKALGETMIVVMAAGLRPNLSWNPLEDMTTVTVTIVNSLVGDFEFNSPETLSAFALGLVLFIVTLILNMISLSLIRKFKEKYKVNTL, encoded by the coding sequence TTGGACACTTTTGATTCAAGAAAAAAGCAAAGAGAATTAAATGAAAAATTAATTAAAATAGCTTTAATCTGTGCAGCAGCAATTTCTATTTTAACTACATTTGGAATTCTATTTTCAATATTATTTGAAGCAATAGAATTTTTTAAATTAAGAAGTTTTTGGTATTTCATTTCAGGAACTATCTGGTCACCAGGAGTAATTGGCAGTCAATTCGGTGCATTACCAATTTTTTCTGGAACATTTATAATAACACTTATTGCACTTACAGTTGCAATTCCAATTGGTCTTGGAAGTGCAATTTACATGAGTGAATATGCTAGTGCAAATCTAAGAGATTATTTAAAGCCAATGCTTGAAGTACTAGCAGGTATTCCAACTGTTGTTTATGGTTTTTTTGCAGCAATTACAGTTGCTCCATTTGTTGTAAGGATTGCTGAATTTTTTGGGATTGAAGCTACCTTTAATTCTGCTCTTGCTTCAGGAATTGTAATGGGAATTATGATTATTCCTGTAATTTCATCACTATCTGATGATGTAATTCGTGCAGTTCCAGATAGTCAAAGAAAAGCAGCTTTTGCATTGGGAATGACACATGGCGAAACTATCAAAAATATTGTTTTGCCATCTGCAATGCCAGGAATTATTTCAGCTTCACTATTAGCACTTTCAAAAGCTTTAGGGGAAACAATGATTGTTGTAATGGCAGCAGGTTTACGACCAAATCTTTCATGGAATCCACTCGAAGATATGACAACAGTTACAGTTACCATTGTTAACTCACTTGTGGGAGATTTTGAGTTTAATTCACCTGAAACTCTTTCAGCATTTGCATTAGGATTAGTATTATTTATTGTGACACTTATTCTAAATATGATTTCACTATCACTAATTAGAAAATTCAAAGAAAAATATAAAGTGAATACATTATGA
- the pstB gene encoding phosphate ABC transporter ATP-binding protein PstB, translated as MIKNNNKTKIDVKNLNLYYGVNQALFDISAELYENKITALIGPSGCGKSTFLRCINRMNDLIPIVKIDGSIIIDNKNIYDRDVDEVSVRKRVGMVFQQPNPFPKSIYDNVAYAPLKHGIVRKGKDCDELVETSLIKSGLWNEVKDKLNQPGTSLSGGQQQRLCIARTIAIKPEVILMDEPTSALDPISTEKIEALMLELKQDYTIITVTHNMQQAARVADYTAFFHLGKLIEYDETETIFVNPNNKKTEDYITGRFG; from the coding sequence ATGATAAAAAATAATAATAAAACAAAAATTGATGTAAAAAATCTAAACCTATATTATGGAGTAAATCAAGCACTATTTGATATATCAGCAGAGTTATATGAAAATAAAATCACAGCACTAATAGGACCTTCTGGTTGTGGAAAATCTACTTTTTTAAGATGTATAAATAGAATGAATGACTTAATTCCTATAGTAAAAATTGATGGCTCGATAATAATTGACAATAAAAATATTTATGATAGAGATGTTGATGAAGTTAGTGTTAGAAAAAGAGTGGGGATGGTATTTCAACAACCAAATCCTTTTCCAAAATCAATCTATGATAACGTGGCTTATGCACCCTTAAAACATGGAATTGTGAGAAAAGGAAAAGATTGTGATGAGTTAGTTGAAACTTCGCTTATTAAATCTGGCCTTTGGAATGAAGTAAAAGATAAACTAAATCAACCAGGAACTTCACTTTCAGGAGGTCAGCAACAAAGACTATGTATTGCAAGAACCATCGCAATTAAACCAGAAGTTATTTTAATGGATGAGCCAACAAGTGCACTTGATCCAATTAGTACAGAAAAGATTGAAGCTTTAATGCTTGAATTAAAACAAGACTATACAATTATTACCGTAACTCATAATATGCAACAAGCAGCACGAGTTGCAGATTATACAGCATTTTTCCATTTAGGAAAATTGATTGAATATGATGAAACAGAGACTATCTTTGTTAATCCTAACAACAAAAAAACAGAAGATTATATTACAGGGAGATTTGGATAA
- a CDS encoding phosphate signaling complex PhoU family protein, with amino-acid sequence MLKPYEAKLQSVKDEISKIGVEVIDSLELSLRALEDKKIDDLKNVEITEKKLLVRSNEIDNIIVTTLALYSPEAKDLRQLVSYLKITNELVRTGSNTKDFSKMFKKSYSDDLNTSMILEYAIPLLKSALLSLKTSISILDETNAKHIEEKYHRVMVEESKTDDLYLMIEKNILKLISKNLDLSKEYFDILSALRRLEKIADRAVSIANLLHFAQVGGDMVQS; translated from the coding sequence ATGTTAAAACCTTATGAAGCAAAATTACAAAGCGTAAAAGATGAAATATCAAAGATTGGTGTTGAAGTTATAGATTCGTTAGAATTATCTTTAAGAGCATTAGAAGACAAAAAGATTGATGATTTAAAAAATGTGGAAATTACTGAAAAGAAACTTCTTGTAAGATCAAATGAAATTGATAATATTATTGTTACCACTTTAGCTTTATATTCGCCAGAAGCAAAAGATTTAAGACAGTTAGTTTCTTATTTAAAAATTACAAATGAGTTAGTAAGAACAGGTTCAAATACAAAAGATTTTTCAAAAATGTTTAAAAAATCTTATTCTGATGATTTAAATACAAGTATGATTTTGGAGTATGCAATTCCATTGTTAAAATCAGCTCTTTTATCATTAAAAACATCAATTTCAATATTAGATGAAACAAATGCAAAACATATTGAAGAGAAATATCATAGAGTTATGGTTGAAGAGAGTAAAACTGATGATTTATATTTAATGATTGAAAAAAATATTTTAAAATTAATCTCAAAAAATTTAGATTTATCAAAAGAGTATTTTGACATATTAAGTGCCTTAAGAAGACTTGAAAAAATAGCTGATAGAGCTGTGTCTATTGCTAACTTATTACACTTTGCTCAAGTTGGTGGAGATATGGTACAATCATAA
- a CDS encoding response regulator transcription factor, with amino-acid sequence MNNKLILIVEDEEDILELLEYTLQKEGYETIGFLTVDKNVRNVLNEEHIDLILMDRNLPGIEGTTFINEIKQQGYSNPVIYVTAKDKDEDIIDGFDSHADDYITKPFNMKELCARIKAVIKRTSKDIDILKVKDIVYKASNKKFYIEEKEIDLTHLEHDLLLEFIKNKDILMTREHLLNSVWQDSFDKKEKTVNVAIKRLKAKIDPKGNKEYIRSIRGEGYIFC; translated from the coding sequence ATGAATAATAAACTAATTTTAATTGTTGAAGATGAAGAAGATATTTTAGAACTTTTAGAATACACTCTTCAAAAAGAGGGTTATGAAACTATTGGTTTTCTAACTGTTGACAAAAATGTAAGAAATGTCTTAAATGAAGAACATATTGATTTAATTTTAATGGATAGAAATCTTCCTGGAATTGAAGGAACAACGTTCATAAATGAAATAAAACAACAAGGTTATTCAAACCCAGTTATTTATGTAACAGCCAAAGATAAAGATGAAGATATTATTGATGGTTTTGATAGCCATGCAGATGATTACATTACAAAACCTTTTAACATGAAAGAATTATGCGCAAGAATCAAAGCTGTAATAAAAAGAACATCAAAAGATATTGATATTTTAAAAGTAAAAGATATTGTATATAAAGCTTCAAATAAAAAGTTTTATATAGAAGAAAAAGAGATTGATTTAACCCATCTTGAACATGATTTATTACTTGAATTTATTAAAAATAAAGATATTTTAATGACACGAGAACATTTATTAAATAGCGTTTGGCAAGACTCTTTTGATAAAAAAGAAAAAACAGTAAATGTTGCAATTAAAAGACTAAAAGCAAAAATCGACCCAAAGGGAAATAAAGAGTATATCCGTTCAATCAGAGGTGAAGGTTACATTTTTTGCTAA
- the pstA gene encoding phosphate ABC transporter permease PstA — MIKRKKKNKQDNPFYDPSLKKRHASARRFKKFTLTSLIFSIAFLSFFLFDIVGKGLPAFKAAYIQLEVTYNEKSIEDSRFAIDKKYRNLVSRAWLRDIPNMIKENPKLMDTTQTTWVLADDQVDQYLKDHHHKLKDKETTLVDELYAQGIIKNKFNTIFFTNGDSKIPEYAGLYSAMVGSVLTLIITMAVAFPIGVMTAIYLEEFETDNKFTRFIEININNLAAIPSILFGLLGLAIFINLFGMPRSSPLVGGLTLALMTLPIIIVSSRAALRAVPDSIRQAGYGLGLNKIQVTRDHVLPLAFPGVLTGSIIGLAQAMGETAPLIIIGMIAFIPDAPTMVTQAATVMPAQLFTWAGMPEGTYIEKTAAGIMVLLTILISLNTVAIYLRKKFEVKW, encoded by the coding sequence ATGATTAAAAGAAAAAAGAAAAACAAACAAGATAATCCATTTTACGATCCAAGCTTAAAAAAAAGACATGCAAGTGCAAGAAGATTTAAAAAGTTTACTTTAACTTCATTAATATTTTCAATTGCATTTTTATCATTTTTTCTTTTTGATATTGTAGGAAAAGGTTTGCCAGCATTTAAAGCAGCATATATTCAACTTGAGGTTACATATAACGAAAAATCTATTGAAGATTCAAGATTTGCTATTGATAAAAAATATAGAAATCTTGTATCAAGAGCATGGCTTAGAGATATCCCAAATATGATAAAAGAAAATCCAAAATTAATGGATACAACTCAAACTACGTGGGTTTTAGCAGATGACCAAGTTGATCAATATTTAAAAGACCACCATCATAAATTAAAAGATAAAGAGACTACTTTAGTTGATGAATTATACGCTCAAGGTATAATCAAAAATAAATTCAACACTATTTTCTTTACAAATGGCGATTCTAAAATTCCAGAATATGCAGGTCTATATTCAGCAATGGTAGGTTCTGTTCTTACTTTGATAATTACAATGGCAGTTGCTTTTCCTATTGGCGTAATGACTGCAATTTATCTTGAAGAGTTTGAAACTGATAATAAATTTACAAGATTTATTGAAATAAATATTAATAATCTAGCAGCAATTCCATCAATTTTATTTGGTCTTTTAGGACTTGCAATTTTTATTAATCTTTTTGGAATGCCAAGGTCTTCTCCACTTGTAGGTGGATTAACTTTAGCACTTATGACATTGCCAATTATAATAGTTAGTTCACGAGCAGCTTTAAGAGCTGTTCCTGATAGTATTAGACAAGCTGGTTATGGATTAGGGTTAAATAAAATTCAAGTAACACGTGACCATGTTTTACCACTTGCATTTCCAGGAGTATTAACAGGTTCTATTATTGGTTTAGCACAAGCGATGGGAGAAACTGCTCCGTTAATTATTATTGGAATGATAGCTTTTATTCCAGATGCACCAACAATGGTTACACAAGCTGCAACTGTTATGCCAGCACAATTATTTACTTGGGCAGGAATGCCAGAAGGTACTTATATAGAAAAAACAGCAGCTGGAATTATGGTGTTATTAACAATATTAATCTCACTAAATACGGTTGCTATTTATTTGAGAAAGAAATTTGAAGTTAAATGGTAA
- a CDS encoding sensor histidine kinase, which yields MLRIHQLFIRTYTSIFLAILVTLTIITYFWSKNIYLSLIERNLLQNIETLSIVFKDKNDLSDITNIIQNLHEKLNLRITIINEQGVVIADSDKTELSTIKNHLHRKEIIEAQNKEIGTDTRKSETINKELMYIAKKIVVSNHIYYIRMADYVSAITDNFVSLTLEIFMFITFFLIIAFLATYFISLRIKKETDDILHFLTLLAQKKSSSIMNSKYTYEFYKITKLLNKVALKLSKREKQKAKQNAKLKLANRQKDEIISAISHEFKNPIAIISGYSETILNDVQMPQAMKTKFLHKIHSNANKMSQIIDKLRLTLKLEEGKQELLLVPCSMKKLIVTCVSDLKDKYKNREITILGEDITLRVDETLISMAISNLIENSLKYSEDEVIVKISQNSICIIDKGIGIEEKELEKINHKFYRISNNGWNNSLGLGLFIVQSVLSLHNFTLEIHSEFKKGSQFSIIY from the coding sequence TTGCTAAGAATACATCAACTTTTTATAAGAACTTATACCTCTATATTTTTAGCTATTTTAGTAACTTTAACAATAATCACCTATTTTTGGTCAAAAAATATCTATCTAAGTTTAATTGAAAGAAACCTATTACAAAATATTGAAACTTTGTCTATTGTTTTTAAAGATAAAAATGACTTAAGTGATATTACAAATATTATTCAAAATCTACATGAAAAACTAAATCTTAGAATAACTATTATAAATGAACAAGGTGTTGTAATTGCGGATAGTGATAAAACTGAACTTTCAACAATAAAAAATCATCTACATAGAAAAGAGATAATTGAAGCTCAAAATAAAGAGATAGGAACAGATACAAGAAAATCTGAAACTATTAACAAAGAGCTCATGTATATAGCAAAAAAAATTGTAGTTTCAAATCATATTTATTATATAAGAATGGCTGATTATGTAAGTGCTATTACAGATAATTTTGTGAGTCTTACTTTAGAAATTTTTATGTTTATTACATTCTTTTTAATCATTGCTTTTTTAGCAACATATTTTATTAGTCTTAGAATAAAAAAAGAAACTGATGATATTCTTCATTTTTTAACGCTATTGGCTCAAAAAAAATCATCATCAATCATGAATTCAAAATATACCTATGAATTTTACAAAATTACAAAACTTTTAAATAAAGTTGCATTAAAGCTTTCAAAAAGAGAAAAACAAAAAGCAAAACAAAATGCAAAACTAAAACTAGCGAATAGACAAAAAGATGAAATTATCTCTGCAATTTCACATGAATTTAAAAATCCTATTGCAATTATTTCAGGTTATAGTGAAACCATTTTAAATGATGTTCAAATGCCACAGGCAATGAAAACAAAATTTCTACATAAAATTCACTCAAATGCAAATAAAATGTCTCAAATAATTGATAAGTTAAGATTGACATTAAAACTAGAAGAGGGAAAACAAGAACTACTTTTAGTTCCTTGTTCTATGAAAAAACTAATTGTTACTTGCGTTAGTGATTTAAAAGATAAATATAAAAATAGAGAAATTACAATTTTAGGAGAAGATATCACTCTAAGAGTTGATGAAACTCTTATTTCTATGGCCATTTCTAACCTAATTGAGAACTCATTAAAATATTCTGAAGATGAAGTAATAGTAAAAATTTCACAAAACTCTATTTGCATCATAGACAAAGGGATAGGAATTGAAGAAAAAGAGTTAGAAAAGATAAATCATAAATTTTATAGAATTTCAAATAATGGGTGGAATAATTCCCTTGGGTTGGGACTTTTCATAGTACAATCAGTATTGTCTTTACATAATTTTACCCTTGAAATACATTCAGAATTTAAAAAAGGTTCTCAATTCTCAATAATATATTAA
- the prfA gene encoding peptide chain release factor 1 — MLKSRLQPFINRYEEINNLLMAPDITNDIKRMTDLSKEQSNMQPIVIKAREYVKLMDDIDENKMMLDDPELGDLAKEELKELETRKPKLEDEIKFLMIPKDPNDDKNIYLELRAGTGGDEAAIFVGDLFRGYLRYAENNGWKVEIMSSSESEAHGYKEIVFLIKGDHVYSKLKFEGGTHRVQRVPATESQGRVHTSAITVAVMPEVDDVEVEINPNDLKIDVMRASGNGGQSVNTTDSAVRITHIPSGIVVTNQDQKSQHKNKDRAMKVLKAKLYDIEMHKKMESEGATRKEQVGTGDRSGRIRTYNYPQNRISDHRINLTLYRLDYIMNDGLFDEVIDPLIADHQSRLIEANGL; from the coding sequence ATGTTAAAAAGCAGACTACAACCATTTATTAATAGATATGAAGAAATTAATAATTTATTAATGGCTCCAGATATTACAAATGATATAAAAAGAATGACTGATTTATCAAAAGAGCAGTCAAATATGCAACCTATTGTTATTAAAGCTCGTGAGTATGTTAAATTAATGGATGACATTGATGAAAACAAAATGATGCTTGATGATCCAGAACTTGGAGATTTAGCAAAAGAAGAACTCAAAGAATTAGAAACAAGAAAACCAAAACTTGAAGATGAAATTAAATTTTTAATGATTCCGAAAGACCCTAATGATGATAAAAATATCTATTTAGAGTTAAGAGCTGGGACAGGTGGTGATGAAGCTGCTATCTTTGTAGGTGATCTTTTTAGAGGTTATTTAAGATATGCAGAAAACAATGGTTGGAAAGTTGAAATCATGAGCTCTAGCGAAAGCGAAGCACATGGGTACAAAGAGATTGTATTTCTAATAAAAGGTGACCATGTTTACTCAAAATTAAAATTTGAGGGTGGTACACATAGAGTACAAAGAGTTCCTGCAACTGAATCTCAAGGAAGAGTTCATACATCAGCTATTACAGTTGCTGTTATGCCTGAAGTTGATGATGTAGAAGTAGAAATTAATCCAAATGATTTAAAAATTGATGTTATGAGAGCCAGTGGGAATGGTGGTCAATCTGTAAATACTACAGACTCGGCTGTTAGAATCACTCATATTCCATCTGGAATTGTTGTAACAAATCAAGATCAGAAGTCTCAACATAAGAATAAAGATAGAGCTATGAAAGTTTTAAAAGCAAAACTTTATGATATAGAGATGCACAAAAAAATGGAATCAGAAGGTGCTACAAGAAAAGAACAAGTTGGTACTGGTGATAGAAGTGGAAGAATTAGAACTTATAACTATCCACAAAATAGAATCAGTGATCATAGAATCAACTTGACTTTATATAGACTTGATTACATCATGAATGATGGTCTGTTTGATGAAGTGATTGATCCTCTTATTGCTGATCATCAATCTAGACTCATCGAAGCTAATGGATTATAA
- the rplM gene encoding 50S ribosomal protein L13 yields the protein MKFTQMAHANEIERDWIVVDATDKVFGRIITEVATILRGKNKPCFTPNVDCGDFVVIINASKAKFSGKKLESKNYFTHSGYFGSTKTHKMSEMFEKNPEKLYKLATRGMLPKTTLGKAMLKKLKVYAGSEHPHTAQIKG from the coding sequence ATGAAATTTACTCAAATGGCACATGCTAACGAAATCGAAAGAGATTGGATAGTAGTTGATGCAACTGATAAAGTATTCGGAAGAATTATTACAGAAGTTGCTACTATCTTAAGAGGGAAAAACAAACCTTGTTTTACACCAAATGTAGACTGCGGAGATTTTGTTGTTATTATAAATGCATCAAAAGCAAAATTTTCTGGTAAAAAATTAGAAAGTAAAAATTACTTTACACACTCAGGTTATTTTGGTAGTACAAAAACTCACAAAATGTCTGAAATGTTTGAAAAAAATCCAGAAAAATTATACAAACTAGCTACTAGAGGTATGCTTCCAAAAACTACTCTTGGAAAAGCTATGTTAAAAAAATTAAAAGTATATGCAGGAAGTGAACACCCTCATACTGCGCAAATTAAAGGATAA